A part of Terriglobia bacterium genomic DNA contains:
- a CDS encoding DmsE family decaheme c-type cytochrome: MPSAQGADSGQYVGATTCQGCHDELYKGFESSPHWITTQETKMTHGAHGCEACHGPGAAHVEGGGDKTKIFTFVGAKSNDITKRCLTCHEAKPEQREFMRSPHNENGVSCTSCHSIHHTKTEYLLASKQPALCYSCHTEQRADFQKTFRHRVDEGLIKCTDCHNVHGALRDRQVRSAPNQDLVCYKCHADKRGPFVFEHEPVRVEGCMACHTPHSSVYPRMLLTARVDTLCLQCHVQIPQGPHTNPRVQTCIMCHASIHGSNVSTTLRR, from the coding sequence ATGCCATCCGCGCAGGGAGCCGATTCGGGCCAATATGTTGGCGCGACCACCTGCCAGGGGTGCCACGACGAACTGTACAAGGGATTCGAGTCGTCGCCGCACTGGATTACCACACAGGAAACCAAGATGACCCACGGCGCGCACGGTTGCGAAGCGTGCCATGGTCCGGGGGCGGCGCACGTGGAAGGCGGCGGTGATAAGACCAAGATCTTCACCTTCGTCGGGGCCAAGAGCAACGACATCACCAAGCGCTGCCTGACCTGCCACGAAGCCAAGCCTGAACAGCGCGAATTCATGCGTTCACCGCACAACGAGAACGGCGTCAGTTGCACGAGCTGCCACTCCATCCACCACACCAAGACGGAATATCTACTGGCGAGCAAGCAGCCCGCGCTGTGTTACTCGTGCCACACGGAACAGAGGGCCGATTTCCAGAAGACGTTCCGCCATCGCGTGGACGAGGGCTTGATCAAGTGCACCGATTGCCACAATGTGCACGGCGCGCTGCGCGATCGCCAAGTGCGGTCAGCGCCCAATCAGGACCTGGTCTGCTACAAGTGCCACGCCGACAAACGTGGACCGTTCGTCTTTGAGCACGAACCCGTCCGGGTTGAGGGCTGCATGGCCTGCCACACCCCGCACTCCTCGGTCTATCCGCGCATGTTGCTCACCGCGCGCGTCGACACACTTTGCCTCCAGTGCCATGTCCAAATCCCGCAAGGCCCGCACACCAATCCGAGAGTGCAGACTTGCATCATGTGCCACGCGAGCATTCACGGCTCCAACGTCAGCACGACTCTTCGCAGGTGA
- a CDS encoding FAD-binding oxidoreductase: METADVVIVGGGIVGSSIAYHLTAAGCRNVLVIERGTSLGKGSTGKSMGGVRAQFATPVNIQMSLYSIPFYAAFEETLGYPCGYRAQGYLFMATRESHMNYLRANLERQVALGLKTARLVSADEIRTLYPQLRGDDIVGGSYCSTDGFVDPYSAMNGFMSWAADHGARLWKNTAVTEIKVERRRVTAVETTRGTVQTNTVVNAAGAWAAEIASQVGVELPVVPLRRMLVPTEPFDQFPHTAPMIIDMTNGFHFRPESLGFLLAWNDPEETPGFKTEFEPSFIEKVLTRAADRVPVFENVAVNPKRAWAGLYEVTPDHHCILGAVDEVRGFFLANGFSGHGVMHAPSTGKILSDLILTGSTSVVNPELLSVNRFATGRLLEETAVL; this comes from the coding sequence ATGGAGACGGCAGACGTAGTCATCGTCGGAGGCGGAATCGTCGGGTCGAGCATTGCCTACCACCTGACGGCGGCGGGATGCCGCAATGTGCTGGTGATCGAGCGCGGGACGTCGCTGGGTAAAGGCTCGACCGGCAAAAGCATGGGCGGCGTGCGGGCGCAGTTCGCCACGCCGGTCAACATCCAGATGTCGCTGTACTCGATTCCCTTTTACGCCGCATTCGAAGAGACGCTGGGATATCCCTGCGGCTACCGCGCGCAAGGTTACCTGTTCATGGCCACGCGAGAATCGCATATGAATTACTTGCGCGCCAACCTGGAGCGGCAAGTGGCGCTGGGATTGAAGACGGCGCGGCTGGTCTCGGCCGACGAGATCAGGACGCTGTACCCGCAGTTGCGCGGCGACGATATTGTGGGCGGGAGTTATTGCTCGACCGACGGATTTGTCGATCCCTACAGCGCGATGAATGGTTTCATGAGTTGGGCCGCGGACCACGGCGCGCGCCTTTGGAAAAATACGGCCGTGACGGAAATCAAAGTCGAGCGGAGGCGCGTCACGGCGGTGGAAACCACGCGCGGTACGGTTCAGACCAACACGGTGGTGAATGCCGCGGGTGCTTGGGCGGCCGAGATCGCGAGCCAGGTGGGAGTCGAACTGCCGGTCGTGCCGCTGCGGCGGATGCTGGTCCCGACCGAGCCGTTCGATCAATTCCCGCACACCGCCCCGATGATCATTGACATGACCAATGGCTTTCATTTCCGGCCCGAGTCGCTGGGATTTCTGCTGGCGTGGAACGATCCGGAAGAGACCCCGGGGTTCAAGACGGAATTCGAGCCGTCGTTTATTGAGAAGGTGTTGACGCGGGCGGCGGACCGCGTGCCCGTATTCGAGAATGTGGCGGTCAATCCCAAGCGCGCCTGGGCCGGACTGTACGAAGTGACCCCGGACCACCACTGTATCCTGGGCGCCGTGGACGAGGTGCGCGGGTTCTTCCTCGCCAATGGATTCAGCGGGCACGGGGTGATGCACGCGCCGTCGACGGGGAAAATCCTGAGCGACCTGATTTTGACCGGGAGCACCAGCGTGGTGAATCCGGAGTTGCTGAGCGTGAACCGGTTCGCGACGGGAAGACTCCTGGAGGAAACAGCGGTTCTGTAA
- a CDS encoding hydantoinase/oxoprolinase family protein: MRIAVDTGGTFTDCVYLRDGKVHVLKVFSTPANPADAIIGALRKIVKAGGQTSRKQIPRSARNDKREVLEVRHGTTVGTNTLLERKGARVAFVTTAGFEDTIAIGRQARPRLYDWFVVPDPPLAPPELRFGAQERTSATGEILKAPSAEDLQTLCAAVAAARPEAVAISLLFSFANPKNEQTLAAALQKLGLPISLSHEILPEFREYERASTVVVNAYLAPKMGRYISGLQRALDDEFAGGRLQVMQSSGGIVSAQLAAKEPVRTVLSGPAGGVVGAYAVARMAGFEKIISFDMGGTSTDVALVDGGDHPSARRGPRTEGLRTTNESFISGLPISVPTLDIHTVGAGGGSLARFDAGGALRVGPQSAGADPGPVCYGRGTEPTVTDANLVLGRLDPEFFLGGEMSLDEARARQYLEQAKGPLASVEEFAAGIVRLSEAAMENAIRVISVERGHDPREFTLVSFGGAGPLHACALARALRIPRVLVPQMPGALSALGILMSDAVKDYSRTVMLAPEAARLERYFRELQQRGEKEMRAEGLKALAMRYADVRYAGQGFELSVPFGRDFVKRFHQAHRRRYGYADEQRRVEVVNVRVRMVASSEPVPFPRKKVAPGNGEQAVVKQGRVVFDGRTSKAPVYERASLRPGDTFAGPAIVAEYSATTVLPPRCRARVDERENIVIEVR, encoded by the coding sequence ATGAGGATTGCAGTTGATACCGGCGGGACGTTCACCGATTGCGTGTACCTGCGCGACGGGAAGGTTCACGTCCTGAAAGTCTTTTCGACACCGGCAAACCCGGCGGACGCCATCATTGGCGCGCTGCGCAAGATTGTTAAGGCTGGTGGCCAAACTTCGAGAAAGCAGATTCCTCGCTCCGCTCGGAACGACAAGCGTGAAGTTTTGGAGGTCCGTCACGGGACCACAGTAGGAACGAACACCCTGCTGGAGCGCAAGGGAGCGCGGGTGGCGTTCGTCACCACCGCAGGGTTCGAGGACACGATCGCCATCGGGCGGCAGGCCCGGCCGCGGCTGTACGACTGGTTTGTAGTTCCCGATCCGCCGCTGGCGCCGCCGGAGTTGCGGTTCGGCGCCCAGGAGCGAACGTCGGCAACCGGCGAGATTCTGAAGGCGCCGAGCGCGGAGGATCTGCAAACTCTGTGCGCTGCGGTGGCGGCGGCGCGGCCGGAGGCGGTCGCGATTTCGTTGCTGTTCTCCTTTGCCAATCCGAAAAATGAGCAGACGCTGGCCGCCGCGCTGCAAAAGCTGGGCTTGCCGATATCACTCTCGCACGAGATCCTGCCCGAATTTCGCGAGTACGAACGCGCGTCCACGGTGGTGGTGAATGCCTACCTGGCGCCGAAAATGGGGCGCTACATCAGCGGGCTGCAGCGGGCACTCGACGACGAGTTCGCGGGCGGGCGGTTGCAGGTGATGCAGTCCTCCGGCGGGATCGTCTCCGCACAGTTGGCCGCGAAAGAACCGGTGCGCACCGTGCTGTCGGGACCGGCAGGCGGCGTGGTGGGCGCGTACGCGGTGGCGCGCATGGCCGGATTCGAAAAGATCATCAGCTTCGACATGGGCGGAACCTCGACCGATGTGGCGCTGGTGGATGGCGGCGACCACCCCAGCGCGCGCCGGGGACCCCGGACCGAAGGCCTGCGCACCACCAACGAGTCGTTCATCTCGGGGCTGCCGATCAGTGTGCCGACGCTGGACATCCACACCGTCGGCGCAGGTGGAGGATCGCTGGCGCGGTTTGACGCCGGCGGCGCGCTGCGAGTGGGGCCGCAATCGGCCGGCGCCGATCCCGGACCGGTCTGCTACGGGCGCGGCACCGAGCCAACGGTGACCGACGCGAACCTGGTGCTGGGGAGGTTGGACCCGGAGTTTTTTCTCGGCGGAGAGATGTCGCTCGACGAAGCTCGCGCGCGCCAGTACCTGGAGCAGGCCAAGGGGCCGCTCGCGTCGGTGGAGGAATTCGCGGCGGGGATTGTGCGGCTTTCAGAAGCCGCCATGGAAAATGCGATCCGGGTCATTTCAGTGGAGCGCGGGCACGATCCGCGGGAGTTCACGCTGGTGAGCTTCGGCGGGGCAGGGCCGCTGCACGCCTGCGCGCTGGCGCGGGCGCTGAGGATTCCGCGTGTGCTGGTGCCGCAGATGCCGGGAGCGCTCTCAGCGCTGGGAATCTTGATGTCGGACGCGGTGAAAGACTATTCGCGCACCGTCATGCTGGCGCCGGAAGCAGCGCGGCTGGAGCGATATTTCCGCGAATTGCAACAGCGCGGCGAAAAAGAGATGCGCGCCGAGGGACTGAAGGCTCTGGCCATGCGTTATGCGGATGTGCGCTATGCGGGGCAGGGATTCGAATTGAGCGTGCCCTTCGGGCGCGATTTCGTGAAGCGCTTTCACCAGGCGCACCGGCGGCGCTACGGATACGCGGACGAGCAGCGGCGCGTGGAAGTGGTCAACGTGCGTGTGCGCATGGTCGCGTCCAGCGAACCGGTGCCGTTTCCCAGGAAGAAGGTCGCGCCCGGCAACGGCGAACAGGCGGTAGTGAAGCAGGGGCGAGTGGTGTTCGACGGACGCACGTCGAAGGCGCCGGTGTACGAGCGCGCGAGTTTGCGGCCCGGCGACACCTTTGCGGGCCCGGCGATCGTGGCGGAGTACAGCGCCACCACGGTGCTGCCGCCGCGATGCCGGGCGCGGGTGGACGAGCGCGAGAACATTGTGATCGAGGTGCGGTGA
- a CDS encoding hydantoinase B/oxoprolinase family protein — protein MARAKKVDPIELAIFRSAFHSIAEEMGATLRRTAFSPNIKERRDYSCAVFDGAGQVIAMGDHMPVHLGSMPMSVKAAVQALEFDPGDIAILNDPYAGGTHLPDITMVLPVYVRKSKSPAFYVASRAHHADVGGTYPGSMGLCREIYQEGIRIPPVKIAHRGEIDRNVMALLLCNVRTPAEREGDLTSQIGACRVGAQRLEEMTSKYGLARVHSNMRELLDYSERLVRAELAKLPAGEFAAEDFMDDDGVSERPIRIRVTLRIDPRRKHAQVDFTGTDPQVAGSINAVEAITYSATYYVFRCLLGDDVPATAGIMRPIELIAPPGTSVNARPPAAVAGGNVETSQRTVDVLLRALAQAAPERVPAASAGTMTNVTVGGIDPRSGQPFAYYETTAGGMGARPGMDGVGGVHTHMTNSLNTPVEALEYAYPFRVRKYGYRRGSGGGGRYRGGDGLVREIELLTDSQVTILADRRKFAPYGLAGGEAGATGKASLIRNHGQTEELPGKCNREARAGDVVRIETPGGGGWGKPVAGG, from the coding sequence ATGGCGCGGGCGAAAAAAGTTGATCCCATCGAGCTGGCGATTTTCCGCAGCGCGTTTCATTCCATCGCGGAAGAAATGGGCGCGACGCTGCGGCGGACCGCGTTTTCGCCCAACATCAAGGAACGCCGCGATTACTCCTGCGCCGTGTTCGACGGCGCGGGACAGGTGATCGCGATGGGCGACCACATGCCGGTGCATCTGGGATCCATGCCGATGTCGGTCAAGGCCGCGGTGCAGGCGCTGGAGTTCGATCCGGGGGACATTGCGATCCTCAACGATCCGTACGCGGGGGGAACGCACTTGCCGGACATCACCATGGTGCTGCCGGTGTATGTGCGGAAATCGAAATCTCCTGCGTTCTACGTGGCGAGCCGGGCACACCATGCCGATGTCGGGGGGACGTACCCGGGCTCGATGGGACTGTGCCGCGAGATTTACCAGGAGGGCATCCGGATTCCGCCGGTGAAAATCGCGCACCGGGGCGAGATTGACCGCAATGTCATGGCGCTGCTGCTGTGCAACGTGCGCACGCCGGCGGAGCGCGAGGGCGACCTGACGTCGCAAATCGGCGCCTGCCGCGTGGGCGCGCAGCGGCTGGAGGAGATGACGTCGAAGTACGGGCTGGCGCGCGTGCACAGCAACATGCGCGAGTTGCTGGATTATTCCGAGCGGCTGGTGCGCGCGGAACTCGCAAAGCTGCCCGCGGGCGAGTTTGCCGCGGAAGATTTCATGGACGATGACGGGGTGAGCGAACGCCCAATCCGGATTCGCGTCACGCTACGCATCGATCCGCGACGTAAGCATGCGCAGGTGGACTTCACCGGCACCGACCCGCAAGTCGCCGGGAGCATCAACGCGGTCGAGGCGATTACTTATTCGGCCACGTACTACGTCTTTCGCTGCCTGCTCGGCGACGACGTGCCCGCGACCGCGGGGATCATGCGGCCGATCGAGCTGATCGCGCCGCCGGGCACGAGTGTGAATGCGCGGCCTCCGGCGGCGGTGGCCGGCGGCAACGTCGAGACCTCGCAACGCACGGTGGACGTGCTGCTGCGCGCACTGGCGCAGGCGGCGCCGGAGCGCGTGCCGGCAGCGAGCGCGGGGACGATGACCAACGTGACTGTCGGCGGTATTGATCCGCGCAGCGGACAGCCGTTCGCGTATTACGAAACCACCGCCGGCGGGATGGGGGCGCGGCCCGGGATGGACGGCGTGGGAGGCGTGCACACCCACATGACCAACTCGCTGAACACGCCGGTGGAGGCGCTGGAGTATGCGTATCCATTCCGCGTGCGGAAATATGGATACCGGCGCGGCTCCGGCGGCGGGGGCCGGTACCGCGGTGGAGATGGCCTGGTGCGCGAGATCGAGTTGCTCACCGATTCGCAGGTCACCATCCTGGCCGACCGCAGGAAATTTGCGCCCTATGGCCTGGCGGGCGGCGAAGCGGGCGCGACCGGCAAGGCCTCGCTGATCCGCAACCACGGCCAGACGGAAGAACTGCCGGGCAAATGCAACCGCGAGGCGCGTGCCGGCGATGTGGTGAGGATTGAAACACCGGGTGGGGGAGGTTGGGGAAAACCGGTGGCGGGTGGTTAG
- the egtB gene encoding ergothioneine biosynthesis protein EgtB has product MATRGIEAGESTRALARQYSEVRATTVRLAAPLSAEDQMLQSMPEASPAKWHLAHTTWFFETFLLTPHARNYRPFDGRFRQLFNSYYKQVGGHPYRGARGLMSRPSLDEVHAYRRGVDEAMLALIERAGDPVLALVELGLNHEQQHQELILTDIKHALWSSPMRPAYRARPAQLSSPATQVPDPWDTRSYIWQEFKGGIHQIGHAGQGFAFDNEGPRHEVLLRPFRIASRAVTSGEWLEFMADGGYRNPALWLSDGWDAICAQNWEAPLYWERRDKEWWQCTMSGTRRVEESEPVCHVSYYEADAYARWAGARLPLEAEWEIAADRNPSRGTMLEDEVFHPRRTRVADSSHALQQMFGDVWEWTASPYVAYPGFRPAPGALGEYNGKFMCNQFVLRGGSCATPSGHIRATYRNFFPPQARWQFSGVRLASDSD; this is encoded by the coding sequence ATGGCGACACGCGGAATCGAAGCCGGGGAGAGCACGCGAGCGCTGGCGCGCCAGTACTCCGAGGTGCGTGCGACCACGGTGCGGCTGGCCGCGCCGCTGTCGGCTGAAGACCAGATGCTGCAGTCCATGCCCGAGGCCAGCCCGGCCAAGTGGCACCTCGCGCACACCACGTGGTTCTTCGAAACTTTTCTCCTGACACCGCACGCACGGAACTACCGCCCGTTTGACGGCCGCTTCCGCCAGCTCTTCAACTCCTATTACAAGCAGGTGGGCGGACATCCGTATCGCGGCGCGCGCGGGCTGATGTCGCGTCCGTCATTGGACGAGGTGCACGCCTATCGCCGGGGCGTGGACGAGGCGATGCTGGCGCTGATCGAGCGCGCCGGCGATCCCGTGCTCGCGCTGGTCGAGTTGGGATTGAATCACGAGCAGCAGCACCAGGAATTGATCCTCACCGACATCAAGCACGCGCTGTGGTCGAGCCCGATGCGCCCGGCGTATCGCGCGCGGCCGGCACAACTGAGTTCCCCGGCAACACAGGTCCCAGACCCGTGGGACACGAGGTCGTACATTTGGCAAGAGTTCAAGGGCGGGATTCACCAGATCGGGCATGCCGGCCAGGGATTTGCGTTCGACAACGAAGGGCCGCGGCACGAGGTACTGTTGCGGCCGTTCCGCATCGCGTCGCGCGCGGTCACCAGCGGCGAGTGGCTGGAATTCATGGCCGACGGCGGATATCGAAATCCCGCGTTGTGGCTCTCGGACGGCTGGGACGCAATCTGCGCACAGAACTGGGAGGCGCCGCTGTACTGGGAGCGCCGAGACAAAGAGTGGTGGCAGTGCACCATGAGCGGCACGCGGCGCGTCGAGGAAAGCGAGCCCGTTTGTCACGTCAGCTACTACGAAGCCGACGCCTACGCGCGCTGGGCGGGAGCGCGTCTGCCCCTGGAAGCAGAATGGGAAATCGCGGCCGATAGGAACCCGAGCCGCGGAACCATGCTGGAGGATGAGGTGTTTCATCCGCGGCGAACTCGAGTCGCAGACTCGAGCCACGCACTTCAGCAGATGTTTGGCGACGTCTGGGAATGGACGGCCAGCCCCTACGTGGCCTATCCCGGATTTCGTCCGGCGCCCGGCGCCCTCGGCGAGTACAACGGCAAGTTCATGTGCAACCAGTTTGTGCTGAGGGGCGGGTCGTGCGCGACGCCGTCGGGCCACATCCGCGCGACCTATCGAAACTTCTTCCCGCCGCAGGCGCGGTGGCAATTTTCAGGAGTGCGGCTTGCGAGCGATAGCGACTGA
- the egtD gene encoding L-histidine N(alpha)-methyltransferase, translating into MATDPQRLSAIAADVLAGLRATPKTLPPKLFYDAAGSQLFEEITRLPEYYLTRTETCILRAQARSMVMAAGLPPSVIELGAGTATKTRLILAALEAQRGAVRFCPVDVSEAALAEAEQNLHALCEVTVEPLIADYTSSMDFIADVPAPRLILYLGSSIGNFEPLHASRLMARLRARLSAGDTLLLGTDLVKPASVLLPAYDDAAGVTAAFNRNLLARINRELGADFDPESFAHVARWNPMASRMEMYLESLRAQEVEIPALRMRVHFARGETIHTENSYKFTATMVDSILQNGGFTRACTWLDPRRWFAVHLARISG; encoded by the coding sequence ATAGCGACTGATCCACAACGATTGTCTGCGATCGCGGCCGACGTGCTGGCCGGCCTGCGTGCGACGCCGAAGACGCTGCCGCCCAAGCTGTTCTACGATGCGGCGGGTTCGCAGCTATTCGAAGAAATTACGCGCCTTCCCGAGTATTACCTGACCAGGACCGAAACCTGCATTCTGCGGGCGCAGGCGCGATCCATGGTGATGGCGGCGGGTCTGCCGCCCAGCGTCATCGAGCTGGGCGCAGGCACGGCAACCAAGACTCGCCTGATCCTTGCGGCCCTCGAGGCGCAGCGCGGAGCGGTGCGCTTCTGTCCGGTTGACGTGTCGGAAGCGGCGCTGGCGGAGGCGGAACAAAACCTGCATGCGCTGTGCGAGGTCACAGTAGAGCCGCTGATCGCGGATTACACCAGCAGCATGGACTTCATCGCCGACGTTCCCGCACCGCGCCTCATCCTCTATTTGGGATCGAGTATCGGCAACTTCGAACCGCTGCACGCCTCGCGGCTGATGGCCCGCCTGCGCGCGCGCCTGTCCGCCGGCGACACGCTGCTGCTCGGCACCGACCTGGTGAAGCCCGCATCGGTGCTGCTTCCCGCCTACGACGACGCCGCGGGCGTGACCGCTGCCTTCAACCGCAACCTGCTGGCGCGGATCAACCGCGAGCTGGGAGCAGACTTCGATCCGGAGTCATTCGCGCACGTTGCCCGCTGGAACCCGATGGCGTCGCGCATGGAGATGTACCTGGAAAGCCTGCGCGCGCAGGAGGTGGAAATACCGGCGCTGCGCATGCGCGTGCATTTTGCGCGCGGCGAAACCATTCACACGGAAAACAGCTACAAGTTCACCGCCACCATGGTGGACTCCATCCTGCAAAACGGCGGTTTCACGCGCGCCTGCACCTGGCTGGATCCGCGCCGCTGGTTTGCCGTGCACCTGGCAAGAATTAGCGGCTAG
- a CDS encoding zeta toxin family protein — MNVTPAPRTPCIYVLAGPNGGGKSSIMGAMMLQSGADYFNPDLEANRLQKQHPHLSRQEANSIAWNMGRDLLERVIQERKTFAFETTLGGSTIASLLARALEQGLEVRMWFVCLATPELHIERVRARVVRGGHDIPEQKIRERYRRSRENLLRLLPKLTELRLYDNSFEADFAKQIAPQPRAVLHFRAGKIVSSCAPDTPDWAKPIVEVAIRLNQQ; from the coding sequence GTGAATGTCACGCCGGCACCGCGAACGCCCTGCATTTACGTGCTCGCCGGCCCCAATGGTGGCGGAAAGAGCAGCATCATGGGCGCCATGATGCTGCAGTCGGGCGCCGATTACTTCAATCCCGATCTCGAAGCCAACCGGCTCCAGAAACAACATCCTCATCTGTCCCGGCAGGAAGCCAACAGCATCGCTTGGAACATGGGCCGGGACCTGTTGGAACGGGTCATCCAGGAGCGGAAGACATTCGCTTTCGAGACTACTCTCGGCGGCAGCACCATCGCTTCCTTGCTGGCGCGAGCGCTGGAGCAAGGGCTCGAAGTTCGAATGTGGTTTGTGTGCCTCGCGACTCCGGAACTTCACATCGAGAGAGTTCGTGCCCGAGTCGTGCGCGGCGGGCATGACATACCGGAACAGAAGATCCGAGAGCGATATCGGCGAAGCAGAGAGAATCTCCTCCGACTACTGCCAAAATTGACCGAGCTTCGGCTCTACGACAATAGTTTCGAGGCTGATTTCGCCAAGCAGATCGCTCCGCAGCCAAGGGCAGTCCTTCATTTCCGTGCCGGAAAAATCGTCAGTTCGTGTGCTCCCGATACACCGGATTGGGCAAAACCGATCGTCGAAGTCGCCATCCGGCTGAACCAGCAATGA
- a CDS encoding type II toxin-antitoxin system Phd/YefM family antitoxin, with the protein MPQKHLQKKRREHHPLGGNAGFNASPDTASRVPATVAKNNFGSILDDVMRGRDVVITKHNSPKAVVMSVERFSALARASSPDLTALAADFDARLARMQTPKVSRAIQAAFDASPGELGRAALKQFRSR; encoded by the coding sequence ATGCCGCAGAAGCACCTTCAGAAGAAGAGAAGAGAGCACCATCCACTCGGGGGGAATGCCGGATTCAACGCCTCGCCCGACACGGCGTCCCGCGTTCCTGCCACGGTCGCGAAGAACAACTTCGGCAGCATTCTGGATGATGTTATGCGGGGACGTGACGTCGTCATCACCAAGCACAACTCGCCCAAGGCTGTCGTCATGTCTGTCGAGCGGTTCAGCGCTTTGGCCAGGGCTTCGTCTCCCGATCTCACTGCTCTGGCAGCCGATTTCGATGCTCGCCTTGCTCGCATGCAGACTCCCAAGGTTAGCCGAGCGATCCAAGCGGCCTTTGATGCGTCTCCGGGCGAACTCGGTCGCGCGGCCTTGAAGCAATTCCGCTCCCGGTGA
- a CDS encoding DUF6338 family protein codes for MPQGLQAFAVLLILLPGFLTARIVQGLCTRPKQTDFDKLVEALTFSFFIFVLYALTFGTEMPLAWSGRTDAATMRYSVTIQRARLAVLIGYAVAFGLFTAWAVNRDVATEWLRRVGLTQRTSRKSVWSDVFHTLGRTVQVELVDGRMIRGWLRCYSDEAEDSTIFLESASWIDEDGTEYPVHGPGVLITKEAGIRAVMFLADADKLPKSDS; via the coding sequence ATGCCGCAGGGTTTGCAGGCATTTGCTGTCCTGCTGATACTGTTACCCGGCTTTCTGACGGCGCGCATTGTCCAAGGTCTGTGTACTCGGCCGAAGCAAACGGATTTCGACAAACTAGTCGAAGCCCTGACCTTCAGTTTCTTCATCTTCGTCCTCTATGCGCTGACCTTCGGGACAGAAATGCCGCTGGCGTGGTCCGGCAGGACAGATGCCGCGACGATGCGCTATTCAGTAACGATCCAGCGCGCCAGATTAGCCGTCCTCATTGGATACGCGGTCGCGTTCGGGCTTTTTACGGCATGGGCCGTCAACCGCGATGTTGCGACCGAATGGCTGCGGAGGGTTGGCCTCACACAACGAACGAGCCGGAAGTCGGTGTGGAGTGATGTCTTCCACACTCTCGGTCGCACAGTTCAAGTCGAACTGGTTGATGGAAGGATGATCCGAGGATGGCTCCGTTGCTACTCGGACGAGGCGGAGGACTCGACCATTTTTCTGGAATCTGCGTCATGGATCGATGAGGACGGAACTGAATACCCGGTACACGGCCCTGGCGTCCTCATCACGAAGGAGGCGGGCATTCGCGCAGTTATGTTTCTCGCGGACGCAGACAAGTTGCCGAAATCGGACTCATAG
- a CDS encoding phage Gp37/Gp68 family protein: MALLTKIEWTDATWNPVRGCSKISPGCKHCYAERFAERFRGVRGHPFEQGFDLRLVPEKLADPLRWATPKAIFVNSMSDLFHERVPEQYLLSVVSVMRVARWHTYQVLTKRSGRMCLLLSGALREAAAETHIWWGVSVEDREHGFPRIADLQAVPAAVRFLSIEPLLEDLGTVPLEGISWVIVGGESGPGARPMQPEWVYSIREQCERAHIPFFFKQWGGVRKETSGRLLQGRTYDDLPPRVQHPALPAKLRVQHASNIERAARGRLTDKPFV; the protein is encoded by the coding sequence ATGGCGTTGCTTACAAAAATCGAATGGACCGACGCAACGTGGAATCCGGTCCGGGGCTGCTCGAAAATCAGCCCGGGCTGCAAACACTGCTATGCCGAGAGATTTGCGGAGCGCTTTCGGGGTGTGAGAGGACATCCATTCGAACAAGGCTTCGATCTTCGTTTGGTGCCGGAGAAATTAGCAGATCCGCTCCGGTGGGCTACTCCGAAGGCGATATTTGTCAATTCCATGAGCGACCTGTTTCACGAGCGCGTACCGGAGCAATATCTGCTGAGCGTGGTTTCAGTAATGCGCGTAGCGCGGTGGCATACTTATCAGGTGCTCACAAAACGATCGGGGCGCATGTGCCTTTTGCTCTCCGGCGCATTACGAGAAGCGGCCGCAGAGACGCACATCTGGTGGGGTGTCTCCGTTGAAGATCGCGAGCACGGCTTTCCGCGAATCGCCGACCTGCAAGCCGTGCCGGCGGCTGTTCGCTTTCTCTCGATCGAACCACTTCTTGAGGACCTTGGAACTGTGCCACTCGAAGGCATTTCCTGGGTAATTGTCGGCGGTGAGAGCGGACCTGGTGCACGACCCATGCAACCGGAGTGGGTATATTCGATTCGCGAGCAGTGCGAACGAGCACATATCCCGTTCTTCTTTAAGCAATGGGGCGGTGTTCGAAAAGAGACGAGCGGCCGACTACTTCAGGGGAGGACGTACGATGACCTACCTCCTAGGGTTCAGCATCCTGCCTTACCCGCTAAACTGAGAGTTCAACACGCTTCGAACATCGAGCGAGCGGCACGGGGCCGTTTGACTGACAAACCCTTTGTGTGA